A portion of the Leptospira terpstrae serovar Hualin str. LT 11-33 = ATCC 700639 genome contains these proteins:
- a CDS encoding rhodanese-like domain-containing protein: MKSFLMLGLVIGLLFIFVKRIQSKGDKDMVKQWIQNGAIVVDVRTKSEYSEGHYSGAMNIPVDALPTNLNQLKDKQKNIIVYCRSGARSERAKQILEANGYSSVLNAGGLGDMP, from the coding sequence ATGAAATCTTTCCTGATGTTGGGACTTGTAATTGGACTTCTTTTTATTTTTGTAAAACGAATCCAGTCGAAAGGAGATAAAGATATGGTAAAACAATGGATCCAAAATGGAGCAATCGTTGTAGATGTTCGAACAAAATCTGAGTATTCGGAAGGCCACTATTCTGGGGCAATGAACATTCCAGTGGATGCCCTTCCTACCAATCTAAATCAATTGAAAGACAAACAGAAAAATATTATTGTTTATTGTCGGTCAGGGGCTCGAAGCGAACGTGCGAAACAAATCCTTGAAGCCAATGGTTATTCGTCTGTATTAAATGCTGGTGGCCTCGGGGATATGCCTTAG